The Thermococcus sp. region AAGCAGCTGGCGGGCACCAACGCGCACCACATCATCGAAGCCGCATTCAAGGGACTTGGGGTTGCCCTAGGGGAAGCGGTGATGGAGGGGAAGGAGCTGAAAAGCACGAAGGGACTGCTGGAGGTGTGAAATTGATAGCCATTGTTGACCTGGGCATAGGCAACCTCGCCAACGTGAGGAAGGCCCTTGGGGGCGTGGTTACAAGCGACCCCTACGAGATAGAGAGGGCGGAGAAGGTAGTCCTGCCCGGTGTGGGGAACTTTGGGGCCGTCATGGGGAGGCTTGAACCGCTCAGGGACGTCATACTCGACGCCATAAACGATGGGAAGCCCTTCCTTGGGATATGCCTGGGCCTCCAGCTCCTCTTTGAGGGGAGCGAGGAGAGCCCGGGAAAGCCCGGCCTCGGGGTTTTCAGGGGGGAGGTGGTCAGGTTCAGAGGCGTTAGGACACCGCACATCGGCTGGAACCAGCTGTGGAAGAGGAGGGACTGCCCTCTCTTTGAGGACATAAAAGACGGAGCGTACTTCTACTTCGTCCACTCCTACTACGCCCTGCCGGAGAGGGAGGAGATAATCGCGGGCGTTACCGACTACGGGTCGAGGGGGAAAGAGATAATTTTCACCTCCGCGGTCTGCAGAGTCAACGTTTACGCGGTGCAGTTTCACCCGGAGAAGAGCGGGAAGAACGGGCTCAGAGTCATGGCAAACTTCAGGGGGCTCTGAGATGGAGGTCTACCCTGCCATAGACCTGATGGATGGAAGGGCCGTGAGGCTCTACAGGGGAAGGAGGGAGAGCGTTAAGGTCTACGGCGACCCCGTGATGATAGCGGAGCGCTTCGCGGAGCTGGTGAACAAGATCCACATCGTTGACTTAGATGGGGCTTTCGAGGGCTTTCCTCGGAACCTCGACGTTGTAAAGAGGATAATCGAGGAGACCGGGTTGAGAGTCCAGTTTGGCGGGGGTCTGAGGAGCTACGAGGCCGTTGCCAGGGCCTACGAAGCCGGGGTGGAGAACGTCATAATAGGCACGAAGGCGTTCGACATAGAGTTCCTCAGGGAGGTAACTGACGACTTCGAGGGAGTAACCGTCAGCCTGGACTCAAGGGGCGGAAGGGTCTCCGTCATGGGCTGGCTTGAGAGCAGGATGGACGTCAAAGAGGCCTACGAACTTTTGAGGGACTACGTGAACAGGTTCGTTTACACGTCCGTTGAAAGGGACGGGACGCTGACGGGAATAGAGGAAATCGAGCGCTTCTGGAAAAGCGAGGAGTTCATCTACGCCGGGGGAGTTTCGAGCGCCGATAATCTGAGAAGGCTCGTCGAAATAGGGTTTTCTGGAGTTATAGTTGGGAAAGCTCTGTATGAAGGCCTCGTAACCCTTGAGGAGCTTCTGGAGGTGGCGGAATGCTTGCGAAAAGGATAATCGCGGCGCTGGACATAAAGAACGGCCGGGTTGTCAAGGGCATCAGGTTTAGGAACATAAGGGACGCGGGAGACCCCGTGGAGCTCGCCAGGAGGTACGAGCGGGAGGGGATAGACGAGATAGTCTTCCTCGATATAACCGCCTCCCACGAGAGAAGGGGAATCCTCCTTGAACTTGTCAGGAAAATCGCTGGGGAAATATACGTCCCCTTCACCGTTGGAGGTGGTATAAGAACCGTGGAGGGGATAAGGGATATAATCAAGGGCGGTGCAGACAAGGTCTTCCTCAACACCGCGGCGGTGGAAAATCCCGAAGTGGTGAGAAAAGCGGCCAGTGTGGTGGGCTCTGCCAACCTCGTTGTTGCGATAGATGCCAAATGGAACGGCTCGTACTGGGAGGTGTACACCCACGGGGGCAGGAAGGCGCGGGGGATGGACGCGATTGAATGGGCCAGGAGAGTGGAGGAGCTCGGTGCCGGCGAGATACTTTTGACCAGCATGGACACGGATGGAACGAAGGAAGGCTTTGACATCCCGCTGACGAGGGCGGTCGTGGAGGAGGTTGACATCCCGGTCATAGCCTCAGGAGGAGCCGGAAAACCTGAGCACTTCTACGAGGCCTTCAAGGCGGGAGCAGAGGCCGCGCTGGCGGCTTCGATATTCCACTACGGTGAATACACCGTCGGCGAGCTGAAGAGGTTCCTGGCCGAAAGGGGTGTTCCCGTTAGACTGGACTACTGAGGTGGTACGATGAGCGTCGAGAACTTGATAGGCCAGGTTGACTGGGAGAAAGGAGGGGGGTAGTCCCCGTTGTGGTTCAGGACACTGAGGGAAACGTTCTCACCCTGGCGTACACGGATGCCGAGGCCCTTCGGAGGACCCTTGAGACCGGCTACGCCCACTACTATTCGCGCTCCCAGGGGCGGGTCAGGATGAAGGGAGAAGTGAGCGGCAACGTTCAGGTCGTCAGAGAGGTCAGGATAGACTGCGACAACGATGCCATCCTTCTCGTGGTCGAGCCGAGGGGGCCGGCCTGCCACACGGGCAACTACTCCTGCTTCTACAGGAAGCTTGGGGAGCCCGAGAGGGTGCTCCCTATGGACTACTCCCTCACGATACTCCGGGAGCTGGAGGAGCTGATACGGAAGCGGAGGGAAGAACCCGTTGAAGGCTCCTATACCTCAAAGCTGTTCGCCGAGGGGAGGGAGAGGATATACAAGAAGTTTGGAGAGGAGGCTGTCGAGGTTCTCGTGGCTGAGAGCAGGGAGGGGATAGTCTACGAGACCGCTGACATGCTCTACCACCTCCTCGTCCTTCTGGCCTACAACAACATCCCGCTTGGTGAGGTCATGGCGGAGCTGAGGAGGCGGAGGGGATGAAGATAAGGAAGGAGTTCCTTGAGTTTCCCCCATACCGGGTCGTTGAGGGGGACTACCGGATATGGCTGGATAAAAACGAGAACCCCTATGACGTTCCCGGGTGGCTCAAGGAGGAGATATTCGAGGAGCTCAGGGAGGTTCCCTTCAACCGCTACCCTCACATAACCTCGATGCCGCTCAGAGAAGCGATAGCCGAGTTCTACGGCATCGGGCCTGAGAACGTGGCGGTGGGCAAC contains the following coding sequences:
- the hisH gene encoding imidazole glycerol phosphate synthase subunit HisH, whose translation is MKLIAIVDLGIGNLANVRKALGGVVTSDPYEIERAEKVVLPGVGNFGAVMGRLEPLRDVILDAINDGKPFLGICLGLQLLFEGSEESPGKPGLGVFRGEVVRFRGVRTPHIGWNQLWKRRDCPLFEDIKDGAYFYFVHSYYALPEREEIIAGVTDYGSRGKEIIFTSAVCRVNVYAVQFHPEKSGKNGLRVMANFRGL
- the hisA gene encoding 1-(5-phosphoribosyl)-5-((5-phosphoribosylamino)methylideneamino)imidazole-4-carboxamide isomerase → MEVYPAIDLMDGRAVRLYRGRRESVKVYGDPVMIAERFAELVNKIHIVDLDGAFEGFPRNLDVVKRIIEETGLRVQFGGGLRSYEAVARAYEAGVENVIIGTKAFDIEFLREVTDDFEGVTVSLDSRGGRVSVMGWLESRMDVKEAYELLRDYVNRFVYTSVERDGTLTGIEEIERFWKSEEFIYAGGVSSADNLRRLVEIGFSGVIVGKALYEGLVTLEELLEVAECLRKG
- the hisF gene encoding imidazole glycerol phosphate synthase subunit HisF, producing the protein MLAKRIIAALDIKNGRVVKGIRFRNIRDAGDPVELARRYEREGIDEIVFLDITASHERRGILLELVRKIAGEIYVPFTVGGGIRTVEGIRDIIKGGADKVFLNTAAVENPEVVRKAASVVGSANLVVAIDAKWNGSYWEVYTHGGRKARGMDAIEWARRVEELGAGEILLTSMDTDGTKEGFDIPLTRAVVEEVDIPVIASGGAGKPEHFYEAFKAGAEAALAASIFHYGEYTVGELKRFLAERGVPVRLDY